GCATTAGAGGTTTTATACAAAAGGAGAATGAAGAGAAGAAAGTGTTATAAGaaaattttagttatatttttctaacacacaaaaataaaaaaatatgaagtaACTAAAAATGTTAAGATTTACGTCACTcctattaattattttatatcaaatttaggtgaaaaaatattaaattcttagccattttaagaataaaaacatTAATAAAATTTCAGTTTTCATCTAAAAAATTTGAGTTTTTTTGTCTTTTAAAAATACTGAATTTTTAGCTAACAAACACAAATAAATCCGAAAGCCCAAAAGTGGCAACAAACTTGAGCGGTCCCCTTCTTGTTCCGAAAAAAGCAGCAACGCGTGATTAAATCTATGAAAATTGAGAAACGGGGAAGCAATTCATGTTATTAGCAATGATGATATGATAGTAATTATTGTCATCCAACAACAAAATGCACACACATGGTGCACAAAATGCTtttgcatataaaaaaaaagagagacaCTAAAATGATGGGATTAAACACAACATTTATGGGGGTTTTATATATGGTGGCGGTGGTGATGTGATGAAATTGACGATTCATGGCTTCCAGAGGATGGTGGTCTCCGCAATCATGGAAGTTACGACATAAGGGTCCATGTTAGAAGCTGGCCTTCTGTCCTCAAAGTAACCTTTTCCATTCTTCTCTGTGTCTCTTCCAACTCTTACTGATGCTCCACGGTTTGCCACTCCCTGTATCACACcccaataattataaataattgtttttaatttaataagagaattttttaaaatgatgaAAAACTTACCCAAGAGAAGGTGTGGATGTCTGCAGTTTCATGTTTTCCAGTGAGGCGTCTCTCATTGCCTTCTCCATAGGCAGCAATGTGATCTTTGTGCTTCAATTTAAGCTTCTCAATCGCCTTCTTTATTACTTCATACCCTCCATCGTTTCTCATCGATTTTGTGCTGTCAAATAAATCAACACACATACCTAATTAATCTCAAAATTAATATCACATTAAAATACATAGGATATATTTATTGCTATGTACCTGTAGTTAGTGTGAGCACCCGCACCATTCCAGTCTCCCTGGTAACaatgaatttaaaattaaaaattaaaaataaataacaaaaagtaggatgataaattaaaatattcctTATCATCTACGTGTTCACGTGGTTGGTTAAAAGCTTAAGAGGAATATTGTAGAGTTAAggttttttgttaaaaaaagaaaaacaagttGAAGCAGAAATAAAAGCAACTTGGCAATTATGGCAAATGCCGGAGAATCTTCTCTAaaataaacccatattttattttctctaaaggcaatttttaaagaataaattttaaattagtcccTAATAAATTTCAAGacattttagtttttaataaactTTTATTACTTtacaaatttgaaaaattatttttatcatattataaattttattatactATAATTAGGTCCCTGCAAATATTATTATaagatatattaattttttctgtAGAGAGATTATTTCGTCTCAAGAACCTTTAAAGTAATAAAAGTTTGTTGAGCATGATTTAAAGCTATCTAATTAATTAGAGACTTTGTTGGTTTCTGTTGCGTGAAAAAAGTGAGCAACAAGATTcattaagataagataaatgGATATGGGAGCATGAAAAATGTCGGTTTTTTCGGTAGGTTTGGAAATGGTGTTCTCTGTTTCTTAAATCTTAAggtattatttaaatatatatatatattttgatatttgtTATGGTCATTTCTCACCTGGATAGGCTTGGGATCAAATGAAACAACCACTCCAGCAATTTCCGTGATCCTCTGAAAAAAGaaacatataattaaacatTAATATATGTTCACTGATTTtcactaattaaaaaaaaataaaaaagaaagagtcCAATAAAGGTAAAATTACCTCAAGTATGTAGCGAGCAGCCCAAACCTCATCACCAGCAGAGATACCAACAGAAGGACCAACTTGGAATTCCCACtataaatattattacaaaattCACATATGTTATGATTATCACTAAAATATAGTAATATTTTACACCCTTGGGGTGCTTAGTGGCCAACAAGTATATCACAAAATCACAAATGAAATCCACATCATTGTTAACAAAGATCAACATCCAGATGTCACTTTGAAaagattaaataataataataataataatttaatgagaaagaagcaagaaagaaatGGGAACAAGAATGTTACATACCTGGCCAGGCATAACTTCTCCATTGATGCCACTAATGTTGATGCCAGCATAGATACAAGCCTTGTAATGTGCATCAACAATGTCACGACCATAGGCTTTATCGGCACCAATGCCACAGTAGTATGGCCCCTGTTTCATTTCatttattaatcatattaatTCACTATAAAGGATTCCAGGAATCTGTTAACTCAATAAATATATCAACTTCGGTTAcacaattttaatttaatcacAACTGTACtactttaatatttttagtgtACTATGATTATTTTAGGACTAAATTAATATTTGCATAGAAACTCGTTCGTATATCAGCAGTATTATATGTTAATACAGGTcatgttttaaaaaattactcGTAGTCAACATATTAATAATGAGTACaaacataaatatattataattatactttTCATGTGTGGTTTCAAGAATTGAGATTCCTACCGaacaattttttattgatttctTCTGGTTCATAGTATCAAACACTTTGATTATTTATACAGTagttaaaaaaatcaaatcaagaattaattacaaaattgtTTATCCAAGTAtgctttttaaataattaaatattataaattcttttttatattgtgtaaaaaata
The genomic region above belongs to Arachis stenosperma cultivar V10309 chromosome 5, arast.V10309.gnm1.PFL2, whole genome shotgun sequence and contains:
- the LOC130979997 gene encoding glutamine synthetase nodule isozyme; the protein is MSLLSDLINLNLSESGTKKIIAEYIWIGGSGMDIRSKARTISGPVSDPSKLPKWNYDGSSTGQAPGEDSEVILYPQAIFKDPFRRGENILVICDAYTPAGEPIPTNKRYNAAKIFSHPDVASEEPWYGIEQEYTLLQKDINWPVGWPIGGYPGPQGPYYCGIGADKAYGRDIVDAHYKACIYAGINISGINGEVMPGQWEFQVGPSVGISAGDEVWAARYILERITEIAGVVVSFDPKPIQGDWNGAGAHTNYSTKSMRNDGGYEVIKKAIEKLKLKHKDHIAAYGEGNERRLTGKHETADIHTFSWGVANRGASVRVGRDTEKNGKGYFEDRRPASNMDPYVVTSMIAETTILWKP